Proteins encoded together in one Variovorax paradoxus EPS window:
- the garD gene encoding galactarate dehydratase: MAETNTRPPLYIRIHAADNVAIVANDGGLKTGATFADGLVLVDNVPQGHKVALADLADGDAIVRYNVVIGYAQKALPRGSWVHERVMRMPTAPELDGLPIATVKPPALPPLEGYTFEGYRNADGSVGSRNILAITQTVQCVAGVTEFAVQRIKAELLPKFPNVDDVVALEHSYGCGVAIDAPDAIIPIRTLRNISLNPNFGGEVMVVSLGCEKLQPERLLPPGTIPITDQRGEGATDAPLDVVCLQDDAHVGFMSMIDSVMRQAEVHLARLNTRRRETVPASELVVGVQCGGSDAFSGVTANPAVGFATDLLVRAGATVMFSETTEVRDGIDQLTSRASSPEVAEAMIREMAWYDAYLQKGRVDRSANTTPGNKKGGLSNIVEKAMGSIVKSGSAPITGVLSPGEKVKQKGLIYAATPASDFICGTLQLAAGINLHIFTTGRGTPYGLAEVPVIKVATRSDLARRWHDLMDVNAGRIADGDATIEDVGWELFRLMLDVASGKKKTWAEHWKLHNALVLFNPAPVT; the protein is encoded by the coding sequence ATGGCCGAGACGAACACCCGCCCCCCGCTCTACATCCGCATCCATGCGGCCGACAACGTCGCCATCGTCGCGAACGACGGCGGCCTGAAGACAGGCGCGACGTTCGCCGACGGCCTCGTGCTGGTGGACAACGTGCCGCAAGGCCACAAGGTGGCACTCGCCGACCTGGCCGACGGCGATGCCATCGTTCGCTACAACGTGGTGATCGGCTACGCCCAGAAGGCGCTGCCGCGCGGCAGCTGGGTGCATGAGCGCGTGATGCGCATGCCGACGGCGCCCGAGCTCGACGGCCTGCCCATCGCGACGGTCAAGCCCCCTGCCCTGCCGCCGCTGGAGGGCTACACCTTCGAGGGCTACCGCAACGCCGATGGCTCGGTAGGCTCGCGCAACATCCTGGCCATCACGCAGACCGTGCAGTGCGTGGCCGGCGTCACCGAGTTCGCGGTGCAGCGCATCAAGGCCGAACTGCTGCCGAAATTTCCGAACGTCGACGACGTGGTGGCGCTGGAGCACAGCTACGGCTGCGGCGTGGCCATCGACGCGCCCGACGCGATCATTCCGATCCGCACGCTGCGCAACATCAGCTTGAATCCCAACTTCGGCGGCGAGGTGATGGTGGTGAGCCTGGGCTGCGAAAAGCTGCAACCCGAGCGCCTGCTGCCGCCCGGCACCATTCCGATCACGGACCAGCGCGGCGAAGGCGCGACCGATGCGCCGCTCGACGTCGTGTGCCTGCAGGACGACGCGCACGTCGGCTTCATGTCGATGATCGATTCGGTGATGCGCCAGGCCGAGGTGCACCTCGCACGGCTGAACACGCGCCGGCGCGAGACAGTGCCCGCGAGCGAACTCGTGGTGGGCGTGCAGTGCGGCGGCAGCGATGCCTTCTCGGGCGTGACCGCGAACCCGGCCGTGGGCTTTGCGACTGACCTGCTGGTGCGCGCAGGCGCCACCGTGATGTTCTCGGAAACCACCGAGGTGCGCGACGGCATCGACCAGCTCACCTCGCGCGCCTCGTCGCCCGAAGTGGCCGAGGCCATGATCCGCGAGATGGCCTGGTACGACGCCTACCTGCAGAAGGGCCGCGTGGACCGCAGCGCCAACACCACGCCGGGCAACAAGAAGGGTGGGCTCTCCAACATCGTCGAGAAGGCGATGGGCTCGATCGTGAAGTCGGGCTCCGCGCCGATCACGGGCGTGCTCTCGCCCGGCGAGAAGGTCAAGCAGAAGGGCCTGATCTACGCCGCCACACCGGCCAGCGATTTCATCTGCGGCACGCTGCAGTTGGCCGCGGGCATCAACCTGCACATCTTCACCACCGGCCGCGGCACGCCCTATGGCCTCGCCGAAGTGCCGGTCATCAAGGTCGCCACGCGCAGCGACCTCGCACGCCGCTGGCACGACCTGATGGACGTGAACGCGGGCCGCATCGCCGACGGCGACGCAACCATCGAGGACGTGGGCTGGGAGCTGTTCCGTCTGATGCTCGACGTGGCCAGCGGCAAGAAGAAGACCTGGGCGGAGCACTGGAAGCTGCACAACGCGCTCGTGCTGTTCAACCCCGCACCCGTGACCTGA
- a CDS encoding TRAP transporter substrate-binding protein has translation MKFHKTLIALAVGAAAALTTLAASATEFRSADIHPDDYPTVTAVKFMSERLKALSGGKHTIKVFNNSSLGSEKDTIEQTKIGALQMVRVNIAPMNNICAETQVPTMPFLFRSVDHLHKVLDGPIGEEILKSCEKQGFVGLAYYDSGARSMFTAKKPVRSFADMKGLKVRVQQSDLWVSMLEAMGANATPMPMGEVYTGLKTGLIDAAENNYPTYESARAFEVAKYYSKTEHSMAPEMLLFSKRVWDKLSAEEQGWIRQAAKESVPYMRKQWEEREIKSLATVKAGGAEIIEVDKAPFQAAMKPVYDKFITDAKLKDLVKRVQDTK, from the coding sequence ATGAAGTTCCACAAGACCCTGATCGCACTTGCCGTGGGCGCCGCAGCCGCGCTCACCACGCTGGCTGCCAGCGCCACCGAATTCCGCTCGGCCGACATCCACCCCGACGACTACCCCACCGTGACCGCGGTCAAGTTCATGAGCGAGCGCCTGAAGGCGCTGTCGGGCGGCAAGCACACCATCAAGGTGTTCAACAACAGCTCGCTCGGCAGCGAAAAAGACACCATCGAGCAGACCAAGATCGGCGCGCTGCAGATGGTGCGCGTGAACATCGCCCCGATGAACAACATCTGCGCCGAGACGCAGGTGCCGACCATGCCCTTCCTGTTCCGCTCGGTCGACCATCTGCACAAGGTGCTGGACGGCCCCATCGGCGAGGAAATCCTGAAGTCGTGCGAGAAGCAGGGCTTCGTCGGCCTGGCCTACTACGACAGCGGCGCGCGCTCGATGTTCACCGCCAAGAAGCCGGTGCGCAGCTTTGCCGACATGAAGGGCCTGAAGGTCCGCGTGCAGCAGTCCGACTTGTGGGTCTCGATGCTCGAAGCAATGGGCGCCAACGCCACGCCGATGCCCATGGGCGAGGTGTACACGGGCCTGAAGACTGGCCTGATCGACGCCGCCGAGAACAACTACCCCACCTACGAAAGCGCCCGCGCCTTCGAAGTGGCCAAGTACTACAGCAAGACCGAGCACTCGATGGCGCCCGAGATGCTGCTGTTCTCCAAGCGCGTGTGGGACAAGCTCTCCGCCGAGGAGCAAGGCTGGATCCGCCAGGCCGCCAAGGAGTCGGTGCCCTACATGCGCAAGCAATGGGAAGAGCGCGAAATCAAATCGCTGGCCACGGTGAAGGCCGGCGGCGCCGAGATCATCGAAGTTGACAAGGCGCCGTTCCAGGCCGCGATGAAGCCGGTGTACGACAAGTTCATCACCGACGCGAAGCTCAAGGACCTGGTCAAGCGCGTGCAGGACACGAAGTAA
- a CDS encoding SMP-30/gluconolactonase/LRE family protein: MKAELVLDARNGTGESPVWHAAEQALYWVDIPARALNRWHASEGHAQWHANEMIACIAPRADQPGAWIAGMESGLFSLQPKAEGTLAATSLAPVAHAAPAMRFNDGRCDRQGRFWAGTMLLDMAAGARVGRLYSYGKGGDNATQQLDDLIVPNGLAFSPDGRTMYLSDSHPSVQAIWAFDYDTETGTPSNRRLFVDMKPLPGRPDGAAIDVDGCYWICGNDAGLVHRFTPDGRLDRSLEVPVKKPAMCAFGGPALDTLFVTSIRPGGIDLADQPLAGGVFALRPGVQGVPEPTFGS; the protein is encoded by the coding sequence ATGAAGGCTGAGCTCGTTCTCGATGCGCGCAACGGCACCGGCGAAAGCCCGGTGTGGCATGCCGCGGAGCAGGCGCTCTACTGGGTGGACATTCCCGCGCGCGCACTGAACCGCTGGCATGCGAGCGAAGGCCACGCGCAGTGGCATGCGAATGAAATGATCGCCTGCATCGCGCCGCGCGCCGACCAGCCCGGCGCATGGATCGCCGGCATGGAAAGCGGTCTGTTTTCGCTGCAGCCCAAGGCCGAAGGCACGCTCGCAGCCACCTCGCTCGCGCCCGTCGCGCACGCCGCACCGGCCATGCGCTTCAACGACGGCCGCTGCGACCGCCAGGGCCGCTTCTGGGCCGGCACGATGCTGCTGGACATGGCCGCTGGCGCACGCGTCGGCCGCCTCTACAGCTACGGCAAGGGCGGCGACAACGCGACCCAGCAGCTGGACGATCTCATCGTGCCCAACGGCCTCGCATTCAGCCCCGATGGCCGCACGATGTACCTCTCGGACTCGCACCCGAGCGTGCAGGCGATCTGGGCCTTCGACTACGACACCGAGACCGGCACGCCGAGCAACCGCCGTCTCTTCGTCGACATGAAGCCCCTGCCCGGCCGCCCCGACGGCGCGGCCATCGACGTGGACGGCTGCTACTGGATCTGCGGCAACGACGCCGGCCTCGTGCACCGCTTCACGCCCGACGGCCGGCTGGACCGCTCGCTCGAAGTGCCCGTGAAGAAGCCCGCGATGTGCGCGTTCGGAGGCCCGGCGCTCGACACGCTCTTCGTCACCTCGATCCGCCCCGGCGGCATCGACCTAGCAGACCAGCCGTTGGCCGGCGGCGTGTTTGCCCTGCGGCCCGGCGTACAGGGCGTGCCGGAACCGACCTTCGGCAGCTGA
- a CDS encoding FadR/GntR family transcriptional regulator, whose amino-acid sequence MVQTTAGNPLVTDAATEVAGGAPFVGRPRQRARGLAHGLVEDLGEKIRSQSLRPGDKLPTESAIMQAYGVSRTVVREALSKLQAGGLVETLHGVGTFVLQPRPGGVFRLDPGEIAASVDVLAVLELRISLETESAGLAASRRTEEQLVAMRQALDDFEHNVTIAGDTVAPDFRFHLQIAQSTGNPYFADIMRHLGTTIIPRTRISAIRIQDGGAYLSRVNREHEEIYAAIARRDPESARAAMRIHLTNSRERLRMAQEAAQQQKAKAEGSGAAGKGGGDAASSDN is encoded by the coding sequence ATGGTCCAGACGACTGCGGGTAATCCCTTGGTAACCGATGCGGCGACAGAAGTCGCCGGTGGCGCCCCCTTCGTGGGGCGGCCGCGCCAGCGTGCCCGCGGTCTGGCGCACGGGCTGGTGGAAGACCTGGGCGAGAAGATCCGCAGCCAGTCGCTGCGCCCGGGCGACAAGCTCCCCACCGAGTCGGCCATCATGCAGGCCTATGGTGTCAGCCGCACCGTGGTGCGCGAGGCGCTCTCCAAATTGCAGGCGGGCGGGCTGGTCGAAACGCTGCATGGCGTGGGCACTTTTGTTCTGCAGCCGCGGCCGGGCGGGGTGTTTCGCCTCGATCCGGGCGAAATTGCCGCTTCCGTCGATGTGCTGGCCGTGTTGGAGCTGCGCATCAGCCTCGAGACGGAATCCGCCGGGCTTGCCGCGAGCCGGCGCACCGAGGAGCAACTGGTCGCCATGCGCCAGGCACTCGATGATTTCGAGCACAACGTGACGATCGCCGGCGACACCGTCGCGCCCGATTTCCGCTTTCACCTGCAGATCGCGCAGTCGACCGGCAACCCGTATTTCGCCGACATCATGCGGCACCTGGGCACCACGATCATTCCGCGTACGCGCATCAGCGCCATCCGCATCCAGGACGGCGGCGCGTACCTGAGCCGCGTCAATCGCGAGCACGAAGAAATCTATGCGGCCATCGCGCGCCGCGATCCCGAGTCGGCCCGCGCAGCCATGCGCATCCACCTGACCAACAGCCGCGAGCGCCTGCGCATGGCGCAAGAGGCCGCGCAGCAGCAAAAGGCGAAAGCCGAAGGTTCGGGCGCGGCTGGCAAGGGCGGCGGCGACGCCGCTTCGTCCGACAACTAA
- a CDS encoding Bug family tripartite tricarboxylate transporter substrate binding protein, producing MKRSNLVRGLAAISATAALSLGLAPAAFAQAANDFPNRTIELLVPYQPGGGTDGLARAFSEASRKHISQSIVIVNRPGAGGAIGWTEVINAKPDGYKLAVLTVELLTLPHLGLAKFNYDDFQPIAQLNADPAAITVKADAPWNTIEEFLAAAKKSPESIRVGNSGNGSIWHLAAAALEDKTGTKFGHIPFQGAAPAVLALLGGHIEAVAVSPAEVTTHVQGGKLKVLMVMADKRVKGFEKVPTAKERGIDLSIGTWRGIGAPKNTPPEVMAKLREITAKTAAEPLMHEVMDKQNLGYVYTDGAVFKETLAKDNVYFKQLITKLNIKP from the coding sequence ATGAAAAGAAGCAACCTCGTTCGCGGCCTTGCAGCCATCTCGGCCACCGCCGCGCTCTCGCTCGGGCTGGCCCCGGCAGCCTTCGCGCAGGCCGCCAACGACTTCCCGAACCGCACCATCGAACTGCTCGTGCCCTACCAGCCGGGCGGCGGCACCGACGGCCTCGCGCGCGCTTTTTCGGAAGCGAGCCGCAAGCACATCTCGCAGAGCATCGTGATCGTCAACCGCCCCGGCGCGGGCGGCGCCATCGGCTGGACCGAGGTGATCAACGCCAAGCCCGATGGCTACAAGCTCGCGGTGCTCACGGTCGAGCTGCTCACGCTGCCGCACCTGGGCCTGGCCAAGTTCAACTACGACGACTTCCAGCCGATTGCGCAGCTCAATGCCGATCCGGCAGCGATCACCGTGAAGGCCGATGCGCCGTGGAACACCATCGAAGAATTCCTCGCCGCCGCGAAGAAATCGCCCGAGAGCATCCGCGTGGGCAATTCGGGCAACGGCTCGATCTGGCACCTGGCGGCCGCGGCGCTCGAAGACAAGACCGGCACCAAGTTCGGCCACATCCCGTTCCAGGGTGCGGCGCCCGCGGTGCTCGCCCTCCTGGGCGGCCACATCGAAGCCGTGGCCGTGAGCCCGGCCGAAGTGACGACGCATGTGCAGGGCGGCAAGCTCAAGGTGCTGATGGTGATGGCCGACAAACGGGTGAAGGGCTTCGAGAAGGTGCCGACCGCCAAGGAGCGCGGCATCGACCTGTCGATCGGCACCTGGCGCGGCATCGGCGCGCCAAAGAACACGCCGCCCGAGGTGATGGCCAAGCTGCGCGAGATCACCGCCAAGACGGCCGCCGAGCCGCTGATGCACGAGGTGATGGACAAGCAGAACCTGGGCTACGTCTACACCGACGGCGCCGTGTTCAAGGAGACGCTGGCCAAGGACAACGTCTACTTCAAGCAACTGATCACCAAGCTCAACATCAAGCCCTGA
- a CDS encoding TRAP transporter large permease, translating into MTIPLLILCLSFTVFLLLGVPVAFSIGLSALATLLYEGLPLAVGFQQMTSGMGIFSFLAIPFFIFAGELMLYGGIADRIVNFARNLVGHVRGGLGMSNVVACTLFGGVSGSPVADVSAMGAVMIPMMKKEGYHADYAVNVTTHAALVGALMPTSHNLIIYSLAAGGKVSIAALILAALLPAAVLTISNLAAAYLVAVKRGYPAGSFPGWAIVARSFAAALPGLFIVVLILGGILSGIFTATESAAVAVLYALGLTIFVYRTLKWEHFIKAASKAVRTTGVILLLIGISSTFGYLISLYGVAELTGQMLSQITTTPWMIFLLINIILFVLGTFLDMAATILLCTPIFLPIAQHYGMTSVQFGVVMLINCALGLNTPPVGTTQFVGCAIGGVSVGTVMKTIWPFYGALIFALGVVTFVPAFSTWLPGLFMVVK; encoded by the coding sequence ATGACGATTCCTCTCCTCATTCTTTGCCTCTCATTCACGGTCTTCCTGCTGCTGGGCGTGCCGGTTGCTTTCTCGATCGGCCTCTCGGCCCTGGCCACGCTGCTCTATGAGGGCCTGCCGCTCGCGGTCGGCTTCCAGCAGATGACCTCGGGCATGGGCATCTTCTCGTTCCTTGCGATTCCGTTCTTCATCTTCGCCGGCGAGCTGATGCTCTACGGCGGCATCGCGGACCGCATCGTCAACTTCGCGCGCAACCTCGTGGGCCATGTGCGCGGCGGCTTGGGCATGTCGAACGTGGTGGCCTGCACGCTGTTCGGCGGCGTCTCGGGTTCGCCCGTGGCGGACGTCTCGGCCATGGGCGCCGTGATGATCCCGATGATGAAGAAGGAGGGCTATCACGCCGACTACGCGGTCAACGTGACGACCCACGCAGCGCTCGTCGGCGCGCTGATGCCGACCAGCCACAACCTGATCATCTATTCGCTCGCGGCGGGCGGCAAGGTGTCGATCGCGGCGCTGATCCTCGCGGCGCTGCTGCCTGCGGCCGTGCTCACCATCAGCAACCTCGCGGCCGCCTACCTGGTGGCGGTGAAGCGCGGCTACCCGGCCGGCAGCTTCCCGGGTTGGGCCATCGTGGCGCGCTCGTTCGCTGCGGCGCTGCCGGGTCTCTTCATCGTGGTGCTGATCCTCGGCGGCATCCTGTCGGGCATCTTCACGGCGACCGAATCGGCAGCGGTGGCGGTGCTCTATGCGCTGGGCCTCACGATCTTCGTGTACCGCACGCTGAAGTGGGAGCACTTCATCAAGGCCGCATCGAAGGCGGTGCGCACCACCGGCGTGATCCTGTTGCTGATCGGTATCTCGAGCACCTTCGGCTACCTCATCAGCCTGTACGGGGTGGCCGAGCTCACGGGCCAGATGCTCTCGCAGATCACGACCACGCCGTGGATGATCTTCCTGCTCATCAACATCATCCTGTTCGTGCTGGGCACCTTCCTGGACATGGCCGCGACGATTCTGCTGTGCACGCCGATCTTCCTGCCGATCGCCCAGCACTACGGCATGACGTCGGTGCAGTTCGGCGTCGTGATGCTGATCAACTGCGCGCTCGGCCTGAACACCCCGCCGGTGGGCACCACGCAGTTCGTCGGTTGCGCGATCGGCGGTGTGTCGGTGGGCACGGTGATGAAGACCATCTGGCCGTTCTACGGCGCGCTGATCTTCGCGCTCGGCGTGGTCACTTTTGTCCCCGCGTTCTCCACCTGGCTGCCCGGCCTCTTCATGGTGGTGAAGTAA
- a CDS encoding TRAP transporter small permease, whose product MYTKLCRTLARACMWLGILGLVAVICAVSWQVFGRYVLNNTPTWAESLALLLVIYVTMFGVAVGVRDAGHIGLESFLVLAPDWLRLKMEYLIHALILIFGLAMAWNCASLAESVWDYRLPTLWISEGWKYVPASIAGVLIVMFSIEHIIALAQGREVEPAWG is encoded by the coding sequence ATGTACACCAAACTTTGCCGCACCCTCGCCCGTGCCTGCATGTGGTTGGGCATCCTCGGTCTCGTCGCGGTGATCTGCGCGGTGAGCTGGCAGGTGTTCGGCCGCTATGTGCTCAACAACACCCCGACCTGGGCCGAAAGCCTTGCGCTGCTGCTGGTGATCTACGTCACGATGTTCGGCGTGGCCGTCGGCGTGCGCGATGCCGGCCACATCGGCCTCGAATCGTTCCTCGTGCTCGCGCCCGACTGGCTGCGCCTGAAGATGGAATACCTGATCCACGCGCTCATCCTCATCTTCGGCCTGGCCATGGCCTGGAATTGCGCCTCGCTCGCCGAATCGGTGTGGGACTACCGACTGCCCACGTTGTGGATTTCGGAAGGCTGGAAATACGTGCCCGCGTCGATCGCCGGCGTCTTGATCGTGATGTTCTCGATCGAACACATCATCGCTTTGGCCCAAGGCCGCGAAGTAGAACCCGCCTGGGGCTGA
- a CDS encoding SDR family NAD(P)-dependent oxidoreductase translates to MEDLKDKTALVTGASTGIGAAVAIAFAARGMRVAVHYNSSADAANQVVETIRAAGGTAFTVKADVRDTGAIRACVKESAAQLGRIDVLVNNAGSLVKRVPIAEFDDALFDEVMHINARSVLAFCREVVPLMRTQGGGNIINVTSVAARTGGGPAAYLYAGSKGFVSTATHGLAKELVGDRIRVNAVAPGVIQTPFQDRFSTPAMLENFRASIPMGRIGEPEECVGAFLYLASEQLSGYVTGQVIEVNGGQYMP, encoded by the coding sequence ATGGAAGACCTCAAGGACAAGACCGCGCTCGTCACAGGCGCCAGCACCGGCATCGGCGCAGCGGTGGCCATCGCCTTCGCCGCGCGCGGCATGCGCGTGGCGGTGCACTACAACAGCTCGGCCGACGCCGCGAACCAGGTGGTGGAAACCATCCGCGCCGCCGGCGGCACCGCATTCACGGTAAAGGCCGACGTGCGCGACACCGGTGCGATCCGCGCCTGCGTGAAAGAGAGCGCGGCGCAGCTCGGCCGCATCGACGTGCTGGTGAATAACGCCGGCAGCCTGGTCAAGCGCGTGCCCATCGCCGAGTTCGACGATGCGCTGTTCGACGAGGTGATGCACATCAACGCGCGCTCGGTGCTCGCGTTCTGCCGCGAGGTGGTGCCGCTGATGCGCACGCAGGGCGGCGGCAACATCATCAACGTGACCTCGGTCGCGGCGCGCACCGGCGGCGGGCCGGCCGCGTATCTGTATGCGGGATCGAAGGGCTTCGTGAGCACCGCGACGCACGGCCTCGCGAAGGAACTGGTGGGCGACCGCATCCGCGTGAACGCGGTCGCGCCGGGCGTGATCCAGACGCCCTTTCAAGACCGCTTTTCGACGCCCGCAATGCTGGAGAACTTCAGGGCGAGCATTCCGATGGGCCGCATCGGCGAGCCCGAGGAATGCGTGGGTGCCTTTCTCTATCTCGCCTCGGAGCAGCTCTCGGGCTATGTGACGGGCCAGGTCATCGAGGTGAACGGCGGGCAGTACATGCCCTGA
- the kdgD gene encoding 5-dehydro-4-deoxyglucarate dehydratase — MNPQELKTIMGSGLLSFPLTDFDSNGDFNKKGYVERLEWLAPYGASALFAAGGTGEFFSLTGDEYPGIIQTAVDTCRGVVPIIAGAGGPTRFAIQCAQAAEKAGAHGVLLLPHYLTEAGQEGLAAHVEAVCKSVKFGVIVYNRASSRLKPDTLAGLAERNPNLVGFKDGVGDIEAMVAIYQKMGDRFAYLGGLPTAEVYAAAYKAMGTPVYSSAVFNFIPKTAMDFYHAVANDDMATQHRLLKNFFMPYLELRNRTPGYAVSIVKAGAKIVGHDAGPVRAPLTDLKPAEMEELKALIATLGPQ; from the coding sequence ATGAACCCGCAAGAACTCAAGACCATCATGGGCTCCGGCCTGCTCTCGTTCCCGTTGACCGACTTCGACAGCAACGGCGACTTCAACAAGAAGGGGTACGTCGAGCGCCTCGAATGGCTGGCGCCCTACGGCGCGAGCGCGCTGTTCGCCGCGGGCGGCACGGGCGAGTTCTTCTCGCTGACCGGCGACGAGTACCCCGGCATCATCCAGACGGCCGTCGACACCTGCCGCGGCGTGGTGCCGATCATTGCCGGCGCTGGCGGCCCGACGCGCTTTGCCATCCAGTGCGCGCAAGCGGCCGAGAAGGCCGGCGCGCACGGCGTCCTGCTGCTGCCGCACTACCTCACCGAAGCCGGCCAGGAAGGCCTGGCCGCGCACGTCGAGGCCGTGTGCAAGAGCGTGAAGTTCGGCGTGATCGTCTACAACCGCGCGTCGAGCCGCCTGAAGCCCGACACGCTCGCGGGCCTGGCCGAACGCAACCCGAACCTCGTCGGCTTCAAGGACGGCGTGGGCGACATCGAGGCGATGGTCGCGATCTACCAGAAGATGGGCGACCGCTTCGCGTATCTCGGCGGCCTGCCGACCGCCGAGGTCTATGCCGCGGCCTACAAGGCCATGGGCACGCCGGTGTACTCGTCGGCCGTCTTCAACTTCATCCCCAAGACGGCGATGGACTTCTATCACGCGGTCGCCAACGACGACATGGCCACGCAGCACCGCCTGCTGAAGAACTTCTTCATGCCCTACCTCGAGCTGCGCAACCGCACGCCGGGCTACGCAGTGAGCATCGTCAAGGCCGGCGCCAAGATCGTCGGCCACGACGCGGGCCCGGTGCGCGCACCGCTCACCGACCTCAAGCCCGCCGAGATGGAAGAGCTGAAGGCGCTGATCGCCACGCTCGGCCCACAGTAA
- a CDS encoding NAD-dependent epimerase/dehydratase family protein yields the protein MSPQASNNKLDRLLLTGAAGGLGKVLRERLKPYARVLRLSDIASLAPAADASEEVVPCDLSDKAAVHALLEGCDAIVHLGGVSVERPFEEILEANIKGIFNVYEAARRHGVKRVVFASSNHVIGFYKQTEHIDAHAARRPDGYYGLSKSFGEDMAQFYFDRWGIETVSIRIGSSFPEPLNRRMMSTWLSYRDLTTLIEKSLFTPDVKHTVVYGMSANRDVWWDNSAAAHLGFVPQDGSEVFRDKVEAQPPVAPTDPNAIYQGGAFTAQGPFGDEG from the coding sequence ATGTCCCCACAAGCTTCCAACAACAAGCTCGATCGGCTGCTGCTGACGGGCGCCGCCGGCGGCCTCGGCAAGGTGCTGCGCGAGCGGCTCAAGCCTTATGCGAGGGTGCTTCGCCTCTCGGACATCGCATCGCTGGCACCGGCCGCCGACGCGAGCGAAGAAGTCGTGCCCTGCGATCTCTCGGACAAGGCCGCGGTGCATGCGCTGCTGGAAGGCTGCGACGCGATCGTGCACCTGGGCGGCGTGTCGGTCGAGCGGCCGTTCGAGGAAATCCTCGAAGCCAACATCAAGGGCATCTTCAACGTCTACGAAGCCGCGCGCCGCCACGGCGTCAAGCGCGTGGTGTTCGCGAGCTCCAACCACGTGATCGGCTTCTACAAGCAGACCGAGCACATCGATGCGCACGCGGCGCGCCGGCCCGACGGCTACTACGGCCTGTCCAAGTCCTTCGGCGAGGACATGGCGCAGTTCTACTTCGACCGCTGGGGCATCGAGACGGTGAGCATCCGCATCGGCTCGTCGTTCCCCGAGCCGCTCAACCGCCGGATGATGAGCACCTGGCTCAGCTACCGCGACCTGACGACGCTGATCGAGAAGTCGCTCTTCACGCCCGACGTGAAGCACACCGTCGTCTACGGCATGTCGGCCAACCGCGACGTGTGGTGGGACAACAGCGCTGCCGCGCACCTGGGCTTCGTGCCGCAGGACGGCTCCGAGGTGTTCCGCGACAAGGTCGAGGCGCAGCCGCCGGTGGCGCCGACCGATCCGAACGCCATCTACCAGGGCGGCGCCTTCACCGCGCAAGGCCCGTTCGGCGATGAAGGCTGA
- a CDS encoding Bug family tripartite tricarboxylate transporter substrate binding protein, translating to MTINRRGALGAALATTLAASLPARTFAQSGGGNWPSKPIRLIVPYPPGGSSDIIARSISQPLSDALGQPVVIENRAGANGNLGADMLAKAPADGHTLMLCDLGALAISPSLYPKLPFDPTKDLRSVAMLAYSPHLLVVHPSVQANTLKELVELSKRSDFNFAVTASGSTAHLAGVELQRKSGAKWEYVPYKGGVQAVLDTVAGQTQVLMNGMLATYPHVQSGKLKLIAVSKPTRMPLIGNVPTISEQGVPGYESGTWQGVVAARGTPDAVVARFNKELVRIIRTPDIRARLAGQGAEVVTMSAPEQDQFFAKERARWAQVIKEANVKLD from the coding sequence ATGACCATCAATCGACGCGGCGCACTGGGCGCCGCCCTTGCCACGACCCTGGCCGCCAGCCTGCCGGCGCGCACCTTTGCGCAGAGCGGCGGCGGCAACTGGCCTTCCAAGCCGATCCGGCTCATCGTTCCTTATCCGCCGGGCGGCTCGTCCGACATCATTGCGCGCTCGATCAGCCAGCCGCTGTCGGACGCGCTGGGCCAGCCCGTGGTGATCGAGAACCGCGCGGGCGCCAACGGCAACCTGGGCGCCGACATGCTCGCCAAGGCCCCGGCCGACGGCCACACGCTCATGTTGTGCGACCTCGGCGCGCTGGCCATCAGCCCGTCGCTGTACCCCAAGCTGCCTTTCGACCCGACCAAGGACCTGCGCAGCGTGGCCATGCTGGCCTACTCGCCGCACCTCCTGGTGGTGCATCCCTCGGTGCAGGCCAATACGCTGAAGGAACTGGTCGAACTGTCGAAGAGGAGCGATTTCAACTTCGCCGTGACCGCCAGCGGCAGCACCGCGCACCTGGCCGGCGTCGAACTGCAGCGCAAGAGCGGCGCCAAGTGGGAATACGTGCCCTACAAGGGCGGCGTGCAGGCCGTGCTCGACACCGTCGCCGGCCAGACGCAGGTGCTGATGAACGGCATGCTCGCCACCTACCCGCATGTGCAGAGCGGCAAGCTCAAGCTGATCGCGGTGTCCAAGCCCACCCGCATGCCGTTGATCGGCAACGTGCCGACCATCTCGGAGCAGGGCGTTCCCGGCTACGAGTCGGGCACCTGGCAGGGTGTGGTCGCCGCGCGCGGCACGCCCGATGCGGTGGTCGCCCGGTTCAACAAGGAACTGGTCCGCATCATCCGCACCCCCGACATCCGTGCCCGCCTGGCAGGGCAGGGCGCCGAGGTCGTGACCATGAGCGCGCCCGAGCAGGACCAGTTCTTCGCCAAGGAGCGCGCGCGCTGGGCGCAAGTCATCAAAGAGGCCAACGTCAAGCTCGACTAG